In a genomic window of Borrelia maritima:
- the flaA gene encoding flagellar filament outer layer protein FlaA yields the protein MNRKAKSILFFLLSTVLFAQETDGVAEGSKRSEPGELVLDFAELARDPSSTRLDLTNYVDYVYSGASGIVKPEDMVVDLGINNWSVLLTPSARLQAYVKNSVVAPAIVKSESKRYAGDTILGVRVLFPSYSQSSAMIMPPFKIPFYSGESGNQFLGKGLIDNIKTMKEIKVSVYSLGYDIDLEVLFEDMNGMEYAYSMGTLKFKGWADLIWSNPNYIPNVSSRIIKDDVPNYPLASSKMRFKAFRVSKSHSSKEQNFIFYVKDLRVLYDKLSVSIDSDIDSESVFKVYETSGTESLRKLKAHETFKRVLKLREKISMPEGSFQNFIEKVESEKPEESSLKK from the coding sequence ATGAATAGGAAAGCGAAAAGCATTTTGTTTTTTTTATTATCCACTGTACTCTTTGCTCAAGAGACTGATGGAGTGGCAGAGGGGTCTAAAAGATCAGAGCCTGGAGAATTAGTTTTAGATTTTGCCGAACTTGCAAGAGATCCAAGTTCAACAAGACTTGATCTTACAAATTATGTTGATTATGTATATTCTGGTGCTTCTGGCATTGTTAAGCCGGAAGATATGGTTGTAGATCTTGGTATAAATAATTGGAGTGTTTTACTTACTCCTTCTGCAAGGCTACAAGCTTACGTTAAAAATTCAGTTGTTGCGCCAGCTATTGTTAAAAGCGAGTCAAAAAGGTATGCAGGAGACACTATTTTAGGAGTAAGAGTTCTATTTCCAAGCTATTCTCAATCATCTGCTATGATTATGCCACCATTTAAAATTCCTTTTTATTCAGGTGAAAGTGGGAATCAATTTTTAGGAAAAGGTCTTATTGATAACATTAAAACTATGAAAGAGATTAAAGTATCAGTATATAGCTTAGGATATGATATAGATCTTGAAGTTTTATTTGAAGACATGAATGGCATGGAGTATGCTTACTCTATGGGGACTTTAAAGTTTAAAGGGTGGGCTGATTTAATTTGGTCAAATCCTAACTACATTCCTAATGTATCATCTAGAATAATTAAAGACGATGTTCCAAATTATCCTCTTGCTTCAAGTAAAATGAGATTTAAGGCTTTTAGAGTTTCAAAATCACATAGTTCAAAAGAGCAAAATTTTATTTTTTATGTTAAAGATTTGAGAGTTCTTTATGATAAGTTGAGCGTTTCAATAGATTCTGATATTGATAGTGAGTCTGTATTTAAAGTTTATGAGACTAGTGGAACTGAATCACTTCGTAAATTAAAGGCACACGAAACTTTTAAAAGAGTTTTAAAGCTTAGAGAAAAAATTTCTATGCCCGAAGGTTCTTTCCAAAACTTTATAGAAAAGGTTGAGAGTGAAAAACCTGAAGAATCATCCCTAAAAAAATAG
- a CDS encoding response regulator has protein sequence MIQKTTIATDSSSKPRGINYDTGIPFNVLIVDDSVFTVKQLTQIFTSEGFNIIDTAADGEEAVIKYKNHYPNVDIVTLDITMPKMDGITCLSNIMEFDKNARVIMISALGKEQLVKDCLIKGAKTFIVKPLDRAKVLQRVMSVFVK, from the coding sequence ATGATTCAAAAGACTACAATTGCTACAGATTCTTCATCTAAGCCTAGAGGAATCAATTATGATACAGGCATTCCTTTTAATGTTTTAATTGTTGACGACTCTGTTTTTACCGTAAAGCAGCTTACACAAATTTTTACATCAGAAGGTTTTAATATCATTGATACTGCAGCTGATGGGGAAGAGGCTGTAATAAAATACAAAAACCATTATCCTAATGTTGATATTGTAACTCTTGATATTACTATGCCCAAAATGGATGGAATAACTTGTCTTTCTAATATTATGGAATTTGATAAAAATGCTAGAGTGATAATGATATCTGCTTTAGGGAAAGAACAATTAGTTAAAGATTGTTTAATAAAAGGAGCAAAAACATTTATTGTTAAACCATTAGATAGGGCAAAAGTTCTTCAAAGAGTAATGTCTGTATTTGTTAAATAA
- a CDS encoding N-acetylmuramoyl-L-alanine amidase, with protein sequence MIDLIFFSCLSLNSKPLGYLNVLDFFDNNVFKFDLNIENDVFTIESNKGYLKFRVGFEYALTSSGYYMFVDPIIEIRGEILISQKVLKQIENYFSSLKDYNKPRITSIIIDPGHGGHDTGAVVTLKINGYDVVLQEKDFALAYSIYLSKILSNYFVNKNILLTRIHDVYLTLKERSEFANAIKPNFPNNVIFLSIHANDAPNREARGVEFWYLPKDSKREVIKDFKGYDIKGNRYLSELNDILDIKYKYESKRLAEIFYKVFKNELSETIIRPIREEQWFVIKNSSMPAVLIEMGFLSNVLDAKLILDYNYMSKFNILILKSLVEFINFYEK encoded by the coding sequence TTGATTGATTTGATTTTTTTTTCGTGTTTAAGCTTAAATTCCAAGCCTCTTGGTTACTTAAATGTTCTTGATTTTTTCGATAATAATGTTTTTAAATTCGATTTAAACATTGAAAATGATGTTTTTACAATTGAAAGTAACAAAGGATATTTAAAGTTTAGGGTAGGTTTTGAATATGCACTTACATCTTCTGGTTATTATATGTTTGTAGATCCAATTATCGAGATTCGTGGAGAAATTTTAATAAGCCAGAAAGTATTAAAACAAATTGAAAATTATTTCAGTTCTCTTAAAGACTATAATAAGCCCAGAATTACTTCAATAATTATTGATCCTGGACATGGTGGACATGATACTGGTGCGGTTGTGACTTTAAAGATAAATGGTTACGATGTTGTACTTCAAGAAAAAGATTTTGCATTAGCCTATTCTATATATTTGTCTAAAATTTTAAGTAATTATTTTGTAAATAAAAATATTTTGTTAACCCGTATACATGATGTTTATTTAACTTTGAAAGAGCGGTCGGAGTTTGCAAATGCAATAAAGCCAAATTTTCCAAATAATGTTATATTTTTGTCCATACATGCTAATGATGCTCCAAACCGCGAAGCTAGAGGAGTTGAGTTTTGGTATCTTCCCAAGGATTCAAAAAGAGAGGTTATTAAAGATTTTAAAGGATATGATATTAAAGGTAATAGATACTTAAGTGAGCTTAATGATATACTAGATATTAAATATAAATATGAATCGAAAAGATTGGCTGAAATTTTTTATAAAGTATTTAAAAATGAGTTAAGTGAAACTATTATTAGGCCAATTAGAGAAGAGCAATGGTTTGTAATAAAAAATAGCAGTATGCCTGCCGTATTGATCGAAATGGGGTTTTTGTCTAATGTTTTAGATGCTAAATTAATTTTGGATTATAATTACATGAGCAAGTTTAATATTCTAATACTCAAATCTTTAGTGGAATTTATAAATTTTTATGAAAAATAG
- a CDS encoding glycosyltransferase family protein, with the protein MRLPGNGYSYTVIQAKNNYSQKSSFGISFVILSRGTKIFREDLFEFLSNFDFIREIISIEKQSNRSSLQFISESYGKLKFILLTDNLNSGEKVNLAMKESSCDFVFVLQSDMYLLNPFWIPNIFDEIVKKNVLLVGGEFFDKEEEIIPSIFLPSIDKQQKFKVILVNSEKDYEKTLITMDYCGLYSKEKFLQLGGFDGRIKNEYFQRIDFGLRAIYFGEHVYVYRKLRIQYTALNSPENLTKNKSFLIFLLKNYVPIFVGNGVVFSFLRFCKICLKYKINPFLFQKEFKEIKGEIAKNSLRFKGDLKSAIELWENNIID; encoded by the coding sequence ATGCGTCTTCCAGGTAACGGCTATTCATATACTGTTATTCAAGCTAAAAATAATTATTCACAAAAATCTTCTTTTGGAATTTCTTTTGTAATATTAAGCAGAGGAACAAAAATTTTTAGAGAGGATTTATTTGAATTTTTATCAAATTTTGACTTTATAAGAGAAATAATTTCAATTGAAAAACAGAGCAATAGAAGTTCTTTGCAGTTTATTTCAGAAAGTTATGGTAAGTTAAAATTTATTTTACTTACTGATAATTTGAATTCCGGAGAAAAGGTTAATTTAGCAATGAAGGAATCAAGCTGTGATTTTGTTTTTGTTTTGCAAAGTGATATGTACCTCTTAAATCCTTTTTGGATTCCAAATATATTTGATGAAATAGTTAAAAAAAATGTTCTTCTTGTTGGAGGTGAGTTTTTCGATAAAGAAGAAGAAATAATCCCTTCAATTTTTCTTCCTAGCATAGATAAACAGCAAAAGTTTAAGGTAATTTTAGTAAATTCTGAGAAAGACTATGAAAAAACTTTGATTACCATGGATTATTGTGGGCTTTATTCTAAAGAGAAGTTTTTACAGCTTGGAGGTTTTGACGGAAGGATTAAAAATGAATATTTTCAAAGAATAGATTTTGGATTAAGAGCTATTTATTTTGGGGAGCATGTTTATGTTTATAGAAAACTCAGAATTCAGTATACTGCATTAAATTCACCAGAAAATTTGACCAAAAATAAAAGCTTTTTGATTTTTTTGCTTAAGAATTATGTCCCAATTTTTGTTGGAAATGGTGTTGTTTTTTCTTTTTTAAGGTTTTGTAAAATTTGTTTAAAATACAAAATTAATCCTTTTCTATTTCAAAAAGAGTTTAAGGAGATAAAAGGTGAAATTGCTAAAAATAGCTTAAGATTCAAAGGAGACTTAAAGAGTGCCATTGAGCTTTGGGAAAATAATATTATTGATTGA
- a CDS encoding chemotaxis protein CheX — MRIDYIEPFLDAASSVLRDMLLVENIEMGKPGLKSINQKIKGVSVIVGLAGSVEGSIIIDMDIETALFVASKLNFEEYDDFDDEETKEMVAATLTEVGNIIAGNFVTTLHAKGFVFDITPPAFIYGENMKISNKGSEALIVPFSLPDGKIIEVNIAIRERV; from the coding sequence ATGAGAATAGATTATATAGAGCCATTTTTGGATGCTGCTTCTTCTGTTTTAAGAGATATGTTGCTTGTTGAGAATATAGAAATGGGTAAACCAGGACTTAAATCAATAAATCAAAAGATAAAAGGTGTTTCTGTAATAGTAGGGCTTGCTGGGTCTGTTGAAGGTAGTATAATTATTGATATGGATATAGAAACAGCGCTTTTTGTTGCTTCTAAGTTAAATTTTGAAGAGTACGATGATTTTGATGATGAGGAAACAAAAGAGATGGTTGCTGCAACTCTAACAGAGGTTGGCAATATTATTGCTGGAAATTTTGTTACCACTTTGCATGCCAAAGGTTTTGTATTTGATATAACTCCGCCAGCTTTTATTTATGGGGAAAATATGAAAATAAGTAATAAAGGTTCTGAGGCTTTGATTGTTCCTTTTTCTTTGCCTGATGGTAAAATTATAGAAGTTAATATTGCAATAAGAGAGAGGGTTTGA
- a CDS encoding ABC transporter ATP-binding protein, whose translation MKEDILVLENITKRYGDFVANDNVSIKFRPGEVHAILGENGAGKTTLMKTIYGIHQVNSGRIILKGQEVSFKDSSEAIQNGIGMVFQHFMLIPQFTAVQNIILGYENSKFGFLDYKQAKSKIKHLSEKYGLKIDLEKKVEDLSVGMEQKIEILKVLYRNADIIIFDEPTAVLAPSEVDEFMNILKVLTQEGHTVILITHKIKEIRSIAKQCTIMRLGKVVSTVNIAEIDDKDLTKLMIGKEIALRSSKIQFRGHFNVLEIRNLSVKDERGVLKVKDVDLNLKNGEILGISGIEGSGQEDLVDAILGLKSIFKGDILKKNSSGSLESLKGLTIKQIIDKKIGSIPSDRQRHGLILEFNVMQNIGLKSFDDPDYLKLKKIPSKVNFDLKKLNFFNFIKRQFDKVKRQFVGFDLKILKKLSNQLVNYFDIRPRGILNKVKYLSGGNQQKVIIAREVSLEPDILLAIQPTRGLDVGAVENIYKRIIEQRDAGRSVLLVSLELDELVNVCDRIAVMHDGRIVGILEDNFDIDLIGKMMIGLS comes from the coding sequence GTGAAAGAAGATATACTGGTATTAGAAAATATTACAAAAAGGTATGGTGATTTTGTTGCCAATGATAATGTTTCTATTAAATTTAGGCCAGGCGAAGTTCATGCTATTCTTGGAGAAAATGGTGCTGGAAAGACTACCCTAATGAAGACTATTTATGGTATTCATCAAGTAAATAGCGGGCGAATTATTTTAAAGGGTCAAGAAGTAAGCTTTAAGGATTCAAGTGAAGCTATTCAAAATGGGATTGGAATGGTTTTCCAACATTTTATGTTAATTCCACAATTTACCGCTGTTCAAAACATTATTTTAGGTTATGAAAACTCAAAATTTGGTTTTCTTGATTACAAACAAGCTAAAAGCAAAATAAAGCATCTTTCAGAAAAGTATGGTTTAAAGATAGATTTAGAGAAAAAGGTTGAAGATTTAAGTGTTGGTATGGAGCAAAAAATAGAGATATTGAAAGTTCTTTATCGAAATGCAGATATTATTATTTTTGATGAACCTACTGCAGTGCTTGCCCCGAGTGAAGTTGATGAGTTTATGAATATTTTAAAAGTGCTTACTCAAGAAGGTCATACTGTAATACTTATTACTCACAAAATAAAAGAAATCAGATCAATTGCAAAGCAATGTACAATTATGCGTCTTGGGAAAGTTGTGAGCACTGTTAATATTGCCGAAATTGATGACAAAGATCTTACAAAATTAATGATAGGCAAAGAGATTGCACTTCGTTCATCTAAAATTCAATTTAGAGGCCATTTTAATGTTCTTGAAATAAGAAATTTAAGTGTTAAAGATGAAAGAGGGGTTTTAAAGGTTAAAGACGTTGATCTTAATTTGAAAAATGGTGAAATTCTTGGGATATCGGGCATTGAAGGAAGTGGCCAAGAGGATTTAGTTGATGCAATTTTAGGTTTGAAAAGCATATTTAAGGGTGATATTTTAAAAAAAAATTCTTCAGGAAGCTTGGAATCTTTAAAGGGTTTAACGATTAAGCAAATAATAGATAAAAAAATTGGCAGTATTCCTTCTGACAGGCAAAGACATGGTCTTATTTTGGAATTTAATGTTATGCAAAATATTGGACTTAAGAGCTTTGATGATCCCGATTATTTGAAATTAAAAAAAATCCCTTCAAAGGTTAATTTTGACTTGAAAAAATTAAATTTTTTCAATTTTATTAAAAGACAATTTGATAAGGTTAAAAGACAATTTGTAGGATTTGATCTTAAAATTTTAAAGAAATTGAGCAATCAACTTGTAAATTATTTTGATATTAGACCAAGAGGTATTTTAAATAAGGTGAAATATTTATCTGGAGGTAATCAGCAAAAAGTTATTATTGCTCGTGAGGTTAGTTTAGAGCCAGATATTCTTTTGGCTATTCAACCCACAAGAGGGCTTGATGTTGGAGCTGTTGAGAATATTTATAAAAGAATAATAGAACAAAGAGATGCGGGTAGATCTGTTTTGTTAGTTTCTCTTGAACTTGATGAACTTGTTAATGTTTGTGACAGAATAGCTGTAATGCATGATGGAAGAATAGTGGGTATTTTAGAGGACAATTTTGATATTGATCTTATTGGTAAAATGATGATAGGTTTAAGCTAA
- a CDS encoding HAD family hydrolase, with the protein MKIKTCIFDMDGTLVNSIMDIAFSMNSALSNLGYDAIKLEKFNDLVGRGFNKFVIDTLKLLSLDSNNPNLQDKLYKEFVKEYNKNLSSQTQPYKNIKTLLENLNKLKIPIGILSNKNHEELINLVQNIFGNIFFFEVRGCSKKFPPKPDPENALDMILELNVRKEEIAYIGDSDVDMLTALNAGFIPIGVSWGFRSVQELKQSGAKHIIHKPLELLDLII; encoded by the coding sequence ATGAAAATCAAAACCTGCATTTTTGATATGGATGGAACCCTGGTAAATAGCATCATGGATATTGCATTCTCAATGAATTCTGCTCTTTCAAACTTAGGATATGATGCAATAAAGTTAGAAAAATTTAATGATCTTGTTGGCAGAGGATTTAACAAATTTGTAATAGACACTCTAAAACTACTATCTCTTGATTCCAATAATCCTAACTTACAAGACAAACTTTACAAAGAATTTGTAAAAGAATACAATAAAAACCTTTCATCTCAAACACAACCATACAAAAACATAAAAACCCTTCTAGAAAATCTAAATAAACTTAAAATTCCAATTGGAATTTTAAGCAACAAAAACCATGAAGAATTAATAAATTTAGTACAAAATATTTTTGGAAATATATTTTTCTTTGAAGTCAGGGGTTGTTCAAAAAAATTCCCACCAAAGCCAGATCCTGAGAATGCCCTTGATATGATATTAGAATTAAATGTCCGTAAAGAAGAAATTGCATATATTGGAGACAGCGATGTGGATATGCTAACTGCACTAAATGCGGGATTTATTCCAATAGGGGTTTCTTGGGGGTTTAGAAGTGTTCAAGAATTAAAACAAAGTGGAGCAAAGCATATAATCCACAAACCGCTTGAATTACTGGATCTAATCATATGA
- a CDS encoding CheR family methyltransferase produces MQIKEIYFGSKILDEKNCNSKLTNFDFKVVSFELGSDHYLVDIMQVKEIRKSSNFTYVPNAKKYVAGLDNLRGEIIPIIDLRIMFNLEFNKKDLEDIMVLKNEGLLIGVIVDKINNVFSIDSSIIQDPHPVLSQDSLIKYIKGVVDYNKQLYILLDVFKIFNYSEDSKEERELKSDQNFVEKVDFVRDCDDLDLLKNCKSNFSENVFSKNSNNSENPALNNISTFNLENIKKNLLKYSFNASLVNDVFLEKVGVKFYMVDTDYLSYDSFLNEFYSKSSGNLWGADCLEEFQNEIVKNRLNFMDNLNSIFNVLEIGCGNGKETISLVSALSEYYVKTFKVIAIDNDLSKVVETSRLVFSDSEISISEIYHRNSFEQSPGVYKFKPDILNNVLFEYSDALFSDLPDNLGMVFLKDVLCFLDSKDQVLILNIIASKTIKGALLVLGDNEELKNNDVFIKEKSTKYFNLYRKV; encoded by the coding sequence GTGCAGATAAAAGAAATTTATTTTGGATCCAAAATTTTAGATGAAAAAAATTGTAATTCTAAATTGACCAATTTTGATTTTAAGGTTGTTTCTTTTGAGCTTGGATCAGATCATTATTTAGTAGACATTATGCAGGTTAAAGAAATTAGAAAATCTAGCAATTTCACTTATGTTCCAAATGCCAAAAAATATGTAGCTGGACTTGATAATTTACGAGGCGAAATAATTCCTATTATAGATCTTAGAATAATGTTTAATTTAGAATTTAATAAAAAAGATCTTGAAGATATTATGGTTTTAAAAAATGAGGGTCTTCTTATAGGTGTTATTGTTGATAAAATCAATAATGTTTTTTCAATAGATTCTAGCATTATTCAAGATCCACACCCAGTTTTATCCCAAGATTCTTTAATAAAATATATAAAAGGTGTTGTAGATTATAACAAGCAGCTTTATATACTTCTTGATGTTTTTAAAATTTTTAATTATAGCGAAGATAGCAAAGAAGAAAGAGAATTGAAATCCGATCAAAATTTTGTTGAAAAAGTTGATTTTGTAAGAGATTGTGATGATTTAGATCTATTAAAGAATTGTAAAAGTAATTTTTCCGAAAATGTTTTTTCAAAAAATAGTAATAACAGTGAAAATCCAGCTTTAAATAATATTTCAACTTTTAATTTGGAGAATATTAAAAAAAATCTTTTGAAATATTCATTTAATGCTTCTTTAGTAAATGATGTGTTTTTAGAAAAAGTTGGAGTAAAATTTTATATGGTTGATACTGATTACTTGTCTTACGATAGTTTTTTAAATGAATTTTATTCAAAATCATCGGGAAATTTGTGGGGAGCTGATTGCTTGGAAGAATTTCAAAATGAAATTGTTAAGAATCGCTTAAATTTTATGGATAATTTGAACTCCATTTTCAATGTATTGGAAATTGGCTGTGGTAATGGAAAGGAGACTATATCCTTAGTTAGCGCTTTGTCTGAATATTATGTAAAAACGTTTAAAGTGATAGCTATTGATAATGATTTGTCAAAAGTGGTTGAAACTTCTAGGTTGGTTTTTTCAGATTCAGAAATTAGTATTAGTGAAATTTATCATAGGAACTCTTTTGAACAAAGTCCTGGGGTTTATAAATTTAAGCCAGATATTCTAAATAATGTTTTGTTTGAATATTCCGACGCTCTTTTTTCGGATTTGCCTGATAATTTGGGAATGGTTTTTTTAAAAGATGTTTTATGTTTTTTGGATAGTAAAGATCAGGTTTTAATATTAAATATCATTGCCTCTAAAACTATTAAAGGGGCTCTTTTGGTTTTAGGGGATAACGAAGAACTTAAAAATAATGATGTTTTTATAAAAGAGAAATCCACAAAATATTTTAACTTGTACAGGAAAGTCTAA
- a CDS encoding flagellar filament outsheath protein: MKNSISDIFFKYNAVIYKFLNFKKEHTARILLGALAASFFFSICMVFLNYDNFFSKKVFYFYSSKGFIVSLRYLRDEKSLKDNLDLLAKDFLLGSNEGFSFGFLLSDARFLYSFLENGIYYINLSREFYDSFNNGDYNESYESFDVKINLFAMSLIKTIRFNYPGKVKKLVILVEGCMLKEQS, encoded by the coding sequence ATGAAAAATAGTATTTCAGATATATTTTTTAAATATAATGCAGTGATTTATAAATTTTTAAATTTTAAAAAAGAACATACGGCTAGAATCCTTTTAGGAGCTTTAGCGGCAAGTTTTTTCTTTTCTATTTGTATGGTTTTTTTAAATTATGATAATTTTTTTTCAAAAAAAGTTTTCTATTTTTACTCTAGCAAGGGGTTTATTGTTAGTTTAAGGTATTTAAGAGATGAAAAAAGTTTGAAAGATAATTTAGATCTTTTAGCAAAAGATTTTCTTTTAGGAAGTAATGAAGGTTTTTCTTTTGGGTTTTTATTAAGTGATGCAAGATTTTTATATTCTTTTTTAGAAAATGGAATTTATTACATAAATCTTTCAAGGGAATTTTATGATTCTTTTAATAATGGCGATTATAATGAATCTTATGAATCTTTTGATGTTAAGATTAATCTATTTGCCATGTCTTTAATAAAAACAATACGCTTTAACTATCCTGGCAAGGTAAAAAAGCTTGTTATTCTTGTTGAAGGGTGTATGTTAAAGGAGCAAAGTTAA
- a CDS encoding chemotaxis protein CheA: protein MEILDLENEELLGVFFEEAQNLVDILEENIMSLEDDPNNSDTIDEIFRAAHTLKGSSASLDMMELSDFTHIVEDVFDAIRDGRINISNDLVDLLLNSLDIIKEMLAFRIDGKVYLDDISDLKSKLKQFLVIDNQSIVKRFDENLVRNNFCLSELDLEEIQEGLGIGQKVLRISVIFNANDDSDAENGGLKIFNILKNLGSVLHTIPKYERIIENKFLARVDYYLIYSDIEVVKKSLDSLSLIKSYLVDEFNVKEELKKFSDGEIEEIDLDPNFVIDDSFDFTENEISDLLLEIENQKLYRVRLDFVKDNPMSTIGGFQMLQALRSLGKIFKSIPDYSELLADKFFDLVIYYLISNTSAESIAKKINLPDVVSHFEIKNVNLESLKNVNPKESDEIPLKANKSIKKNNPISVNLIRIDSKKIDYILNLVSEAVISKSSYNQINSEMIALFYNFNYFYDYQESFQRNFLIDLKIAFKDAGLTLEDEIESHISSLMNSKMEKALNDISELRNSFFRLLQNFKMTSGRLSRIITDLHESVLKTRMLPISNIFSRFTRVVRDLSKKLNKIVNLEMEGEETELDKSVIDDLVDPLMHCVRNSMDHGLETVEERVKKGKSKAGSIILRAKNEGNVISIEIEDDGVGIDPKLIRRKLIEKGIIKEDAIYSDFELINLIFAPGFSTAVQVTDLSGRGVGLDVVKKSIEKLNGTILVESEVGLGTVFKIKLPLTLVIIQGLLVKSGVETYVIPLSNVLETHRITEHDIKLLENYHEVYNLRDEIISVIRLDKLFNITRDDSLIEKFLIVVNTSNIKTAIVVDSILGEEDFVVKPIKDKFSSTAGIVGATTLGNGKVVLIIDVFKLFTLKKDTKE, encoded by the coding sequence ATGGAAATATTAGATTTAGAAAATGAAGAGCTTTTAGGAGTTTTTTTCGAAGAGGCCCAAAATCTTGTAGACATTCTTGAAGAGAATATTATGTCATTAGAGGACGATCCTAATAATTCTGATACTATTGATGAAATATTTAGAGCAGCTCATACTTTAAAAGGAAGTTCTGCTTCTCTTGATATGATGGAGCTATCTGATTTTACCCATATTGTTGAGGATGTTTTTGATGCTATTAGAGACGGTAGAATAAATATAAGCAATGATCTTGTTGATTTGCTTTTAAATTCATTAGATATTATTAAGGAAATGCTTGCGTTTCGTATTGATGGTAAGGTTTATTTGGATGATATAAGTGATCTTAAAAGCAAATTAAAGCAATTTTTAGTAATTGATAATCAATCTATTGTAAAGAGATTTGACGAAAATTTGGTTAGAAATAATTTTTGTCTTTCAGAATTAGATCTTGAGGAAATACAAGAGGGTCTAGGAATTGGACAAAAAGTTTTAAGGATCAGTGTTATTTTTAATGCAAATGATGATTCTGATGCTGAAAATGGTGGATTAAAAATATTTAATATTTTAAAAAATTTAGGCTCTGTGCTGCATACAATTCCTAAATATGAGCGAATTATTGAAAATAAATTTTTAGCAAGAGTAGATTATTATCTAATATATTCAGATATAGAGGTTGTAAAAAAAAGTTTAGATTCTTTAAGTTTAATTAAAAGCTATTTGGTTGATGAATTTAATGTAAAAGAAGAATTAAAAAAGTTTTCAGATGGAGAAATTGAAGAGATTGATTTAGATCCCAATTTTGTTATAGATGATAGTTTTGACTTTACAGAGAATGAGATTTCTGATTTATTACTTGAGATTGAAAATCAGAAGCTGTATAGAGTGAGATTGGATTTTGTAAAAGATAATCCTATGTCTACAATTGGTGGATTTCAAATGCTTCAGGCATTAAGGAGTCTTGGAAAAATTTTCAAATCTATTCCAGATTATAGTGAATTATTAGCAGATAAGTTTTTTGATCTTGTTATATATTACTTAATATCAAATACTAGTGCAGAAAGCATTGCTAAAAAGATTAATTTGCCAGATGTTGTTAGTCATTTTGAAATCAAAAATGTTAATTTAGAGTCTTTAAAAAATGTAAACCCAAAAGAAAGTGATGAAATACCTCTTAAGGCAAATAAAAGCATTAAGAAAAACAATCCAATTAGTGTTAATTTAATTAGAATAGATAGTAAAAAAATAGATTACATATTAAATCTTGTCAGTGAAGCTGTAATAAGCAAATCCTCTTACAACCAAATAAATTCAGAAATGATTGCGTTATTTTATAATTTTAATTATTTTTATGATTATCAAGAAAGTTTTCAGAGGAACTTTTTAATTGATTTGAAAATAGCTTTTAAAGATGCAGGTTTAACGTTAGAAGATGAGATTGAATCACATATTAGTTCTTTGATGAATTCTAAAATGGAAAAGGCTCTTAATGATATATCTGAGTTGAGAAATTCTTTTTTCAGGCTTCTTCAAAATTTTAAAATGACTTCAGGGCGACTATCGAGAATAATTACAGATTTGCATGAGAGTGTTTTAAAGACTAGAATGTTGCCAATATCTAATATATTCTCAAGGTTTACAAGAGTTGTTAGAGATCTTTCAAAAAAATTGAATAAGATTGTAAATCTTGAAATGGAAGGAGAAGAAACTGAGCTTGATAAGTCTGTTATAGATGACCTTGTAGATCCCTTGATGCATTGTGTTAGAAATTCAATGGATCATGGCCTTGAAACAGTTGAAGAGAGAGTTAAAAAGGGGAAGAGCAAAGCAGGTTCTATAATTTTACGGGCTAAAAATGAGGGCAATGTAATATCGATTGAGATTGAAGATGATGGGGTTGGTATAGATCCAAAGCTTATTAGGCGCAAATTAATTGAAAAGGGAATAATAAAGGAAGATGCAATTTATTCTGATTTTGAACTTATTAATTTAATTTTTGCTCCTGGATTTTCAACAGCAGTCCAAGTAACAGATCTTTCAGGTAGAGGAGTTGGTCTTGATGTTGTAAAAAAAAGCATTGAAAAGCTTAATGGAACCATTTTAGTAGAATCAGAAGTTGGCCTCGGAACGGTTTTTAAAATTAAGCTACCATTGACATTGGTGATTATACAGGGTCTTTTGGTAAAGTCGGGGGTTGAGACCTATGTTATTCCTTTAAGCAATGTTCTTGAAACTCATAGAATAACTGAGCATGATATAAAATTGCTTGAAAATTATCATGAAGTTTATAATTTAAGAGACGAAATCATTTCTGTTATCAGGCTTGATAAACTTTTTAATATAACAAGAGATGATTCATTAATAGAGAAATTTTTAATAGTTGTTAATACTAGTAACATCAAGACTGCTATTGTTGTAGACTCTATCCTTGGAGAGGAGGATTTCGTAGTAAAGCCCATTAAGGATAAATTTTCCTCAACTGCGGGTATAGTTGGAGCTACTACGCTTGGTAATGGTAAGGTTGTATTAATAATTGATGTTTTTAAACTTTTTACTTTGAAAAAGGATACTAAGGAGTGA